A section of the Deinococcus cellulosilyticus NBRC 106333 = KACC 11606 genome encodes:
- a CDS encoding roadblock/LC7 domain-containing protein, with amino-acid sequence MSKQEQLQHIIDHLRSAIPELQGVMVASTDGLPIAYSMAGTDPTRVAAMAATALGLGKRISETLNAGTLSETSVTGSSAQILIYAAGTKGVLAVVAPSWSSVGLIHLEARDATRKIAEML; translated from the coding sequence ATGAGCAAACAGGAACAACTGCAACACATCATCGATCACCTTCGCAGTGCCATCCCCGAGCTTCAAGGGGTGATGGTGGCCTCTACAGACGGTCTGCCCATCGCATACTCGATGGCTGGCACCGACCCGACACGAGTGGCTGCGATGGCGGCAACGGCCCTAGGTCTGGGGAAACGCATCAGTGAGACACTGAACGCAGGAACCCTTAGTGAAACCAGCGTCACTGGCTCCAGCGCACAGATCCTGATCTATGCCGCCGGAACCAAGGGCGTGCTGGCTGTGGTTGCACCCAGTTGGTCCAGTGTGGGTCTCATTCACCTGGAAGCCCGCGATGCAACCCGTAAAATCGCAGAGATGCTGTAA
- a CDS encoding ABC transporter substrate-binding protein, giving the protein MKKILLTTLLILGAASAQKATTVRIGIFPNVTHAAGLVAVNQKLFQKELGAGIKLEVKEFANGSQINEAFAAGAIDFAYVGPGPAMNAFMRGVPIQVISGAAQAGAVLVSRGDVKITGVKGLKGKKVAVPTRGSTQDISLRYILREAGLKPTDQGGDVTIVPINPADMPAAFASKQVDAALVQEPWGAVLEQQGARLVLSERQIWKGGNYTTTVLVGNTTFMKENPKITEAILKGHLDGINYIKKSNVLAQKALSNEIYDITKQRPDQKVLFKALSRTRIGWQIPLDTLEEYAELNRDAGFARATPDFSQFLNLSLVQKLAK; this is encoded by the coding sequence ATGAAAAAGATTCTCCTGACCACCCTGCTCATCCTCGGCGCTGCATCTGCACAGAAGGCCACCACCGTCCGCATCGGCATCTTCCCCAACGTGACCCACGCTGCAGGTCTGGTGGCAGTGAACCAGAAACTGTTCCAGAAGGAACTGGGGGCAGGCATCAAACTGGAAGTCAAAGAGTTTGCCAACGGCTCGCAGATCAATGAAGCTTTCGCTGCCGGAGCCATTGACTTTGCCTACGTTGGACCTGGCCCTGCCATGAACGCCTTCATGCGCGGTGTGCCCATTCAGGTGATCAGCGGTGCAGCCCAGGCTGGAGCCGTTCTGGTCTCCAGAGGTGATGTGAAAATCACCGGTGTGAAGGGCCTCAAAGGCAAGAAAGTTGCGGTGCCCACACGTGGCTCTACGCAGGACATCAGTCTGCGTTATATCCTGAGAGAAGCAGGCCTCAAACCCACCGATCAGGGCGGCGATGTCACCATCGTCCCCATCAACCCCGCTGACATGCCTGCTGCATTTGCCTCCAAACAGGTGGATGCCGCGCTCGTGCAGGAGCCCTGGGGTGCAGTGCTGGAACAGCAGGGTGCCAGACTGGTCCTGAGTGAGCGCCAGATCTGGAAAGGTGGCAACTACACCACCACCGTGCTGGTGGGCAACACCACCTTCATGAAAGAGAACCCCAAGATCACAGAAGCGATCCTCAAGGGCCATCTGGATGGCATCAACTACATCAAAAAATCCAATGTGCTGGCCCAGAAAGCCCTCTCCAACGAGATTTACGACATCACCAAGCAACGCCCTGACCAGAAGGTCCTCTTCAAGGCCCTCTCCCGCACCAGAATCGGCTGGCAGATTCCTTTAGACACCCTGGAAGAATACGCCGAGCTGAACAGAGATGCCGGATTTGCCCGTGCCACCCCAGATTTCTCCCAATTCCTCAATCTCAGTCTGGTTCAGAAACTCGCCAAGTGA
- a CDS encoding Rrf2 family transcriptional regulator codes for MRLSTTDIYSFQALGYLGMQELDRWVSSDEISEHTGIARPYLVRILALLSSKNIIKSKKGIGGGYALARKPHLVSLCEVVRAVDGPVAPLSCISLNWHEDCPEEPRCFARNRIWRRIRDAVLEVLGEMTVADLVQDFKQGNNYSYCLGHLLRPNV; via the coding sequence ATGCGTCTTTCCACCACCGATATCTACTCATTTCAGGCTCTTGGCTATCTGGGCATGCAGGAGCTGGACCGCTGGGTGAGCAGCGATGAGATCAGCGAACACACCGGCATCGCCCGTCCTTACCTGGTGCGCATTCTGGCCCTGCTGTCGAGCAAGAACATCATCAAGTCCAAAAAAGGCATCGGTGGCGGGTATGCGCTGGCCCGCAAGCCCCATCTGGTGAGCCTGTGTGAGGTGGTGCGTGCTGTGGATGGTCCAGTGGCTCCCCTCTCTTGCATCAGCCTGAACTGGCATGAGGACTGCCCGGAAGAACCCAGATGTTTTGCCCGCAACAGGATCTGGCGTCGCATTCGGGATGCTGTGCTGGAGGTGCTGGGCGAGATGACCGTTGCAGATCTGGTGCAGGATTTCAAGCAGGGGAACAATTATTCGTACTGTCTGGGTCACCTGCTGAGGCCCAACGTCTGA
- a CDS encoding ABC transporter substrate-binding protein yields MKKLLFTTLLLIGAASAQKATTVRLGYFPNVTHAAALVGLEKGYFQKELGNVKLSAKEFVAGTALNEAFAAGEIDIGFIGPGPAINGAVRGLPVQIIAGASNAGAVLVARKGTGIKSYKDLAGKKVAVPTLGNTQDISLRHILKEEGLTGKVTIQPLAPADVAAAFAAKQLDAALVPEPWGAVLENRGGTLVGNEKTVWRNGDYPTTLVIVNTKFAQENPELVKAFLRGHIKAVNFIKSNGPAAQASISRELLKLTKEKVDPRVLQRALKRTEITTSFNLDALKEYADLNKEAGFIRTLPDWNTLINPSYLNEVK; encoded by the coding sequence ATGAAAAAACTGCTATTCACAACCCTGCTGCTGATTGGCGCAGCATCTGCCCAGAAAGCCACCACCGTCAGATTGGGTTACTTTCCCAACGTGACCCACGCTGCCGCACTGGTCGGGCTTGAAAAAGGTTATTTTCAGAAGGAACTCGGCAACGTCAAACTGAGCGCAAAAGAATTCGTGGCTGGCACCGCCCTCAATGAGGCTTTCGCAGCAGGGGAAATCGACATCGGTTTCATTGGCCCTGGTCCTGCCATCAACGGTGCTGTGCGGGGCTTGCCTGTTCAGATCATCGCCGGGGCGTCAAATGCAGGTGCAGTGCTGGTCGCCCGCAAGGGGACAGGCATCAAGAGCTACAAGGACCTTGCAGGAAAAAAAGTGGCCGTTCCCACGCTGGGCAACACCCAGGACATCAGCCTCAGACACATCCTCAAAGAGGAAGGGCTGACAGGCAAAGTCACCATTCAACCCCTCGCACCTGCAGATGTGGCGGCTGCCTTTGCAGCAAAACAACTGGATGCCGCCCTCGTCCCAGAACCCTGGGGGGCTGTACTGGAAAATCGGGGGGGTACCCTTGTGGGCAACGAGAAAACCGTCTGGCGAAACGGCGATTACCCCACCACCCTGGTCATCGTGAACACCAAATTTGCCCAGGAAAACCCTGAACTGGTCAAAGCCTTCCTGCGTGGGCACATCAAGGCCGTGAATTTCATCAAGAGCAATGGTCCTGCTGCCCAGGCCTCCATCTCCAGAGAGCTTCTGAAGCTCACCAAGGAAAAAGTGGACCCCCGGGTGCTGCAGCGTGCCCTCAAACGCACCGAGATCACCACCAGTTTCAATCTGGATGCCCTCAAGGAATACGCAGACCTCAACAAGGAAGCCGGGTTCATCCGTACCCTGCCTGACTGGAACACCCTGATCAACCCCAGTTACCTGAACGAGGTGAAGTAA
- a CDS encoding DUF4037 domain-containing protein — protein sequence MQHLPNTLQLFFNDLAAIPEVEALLLAGSQTAATTDQHSDYDVYVYSSQPVPEASRRAVFEKHGAKMEVSNTFWELEDDGHIGSAPIELIYRSWDWLEHEMERTVVRCEPWIGFTTCFWDNFIRSRILFDRTGRARALQEKYSVPYPEALKNNIIQKNLPLLRAQMPNYLDQVKKAIQRDDVVSINHRIAAFLASYFDVLFAINHLPHPGEKKLVRIVKERCQQVPAHFEEDIRAITLLNAPLEQVPFHLERMTDEIEGMVEG from the coding sequence ATGCAACATCTGCCCAACACCCTCCAGCTTTTTTTCAATGATCTGGCCGCCATTCCCGAAGTGGAAGCCTTGCTGCTTGCAGGTTCCCAGACGGCAGCCACCACCGATCAGCATTCAGATTATGACGTTTATGTGTATTCCAGTCAGCCTGTACCAGAGGCTTCCAGACGTGCAGTGTTCGAAAAGCATGGCGCAAAGATGGAAGTGAGCAACACCTTCTGGGAACTTGAGGACGATGGCCACATTGGAAGCGCTCCCATTGAACTGATCTACCGCTCCTGGGACTGGCTTGAACATGAAATGGAACGCACCGTGGTGCGCTGCGAACCCTGGATTGGTTTCACCACCTGCTTCTGGGACAACTTCATCCGTTCCCGCATCCTGTTTGACCGCACAGGCAGGGCAAGAGCGTTGCAGGAGAAATACAGTGTCCCCTATCCTGAAGCACTCAAAAACAACATCATCCAGAAAAACCTGCCTCTGCTGAGGGCACAAATGCCCAATTACCTTGATCAGGTCAAAAAAGCCATTCAGCGCGACGACGTGGTCAGCATCAACCACCGCATCGCTGCCTTTCTGGCATCCTATTTTGACGTCCTCTTTGCCATCAACCACCTGCCCCACCCAGGAGAGAAGAAACTGGTGCGCATCGTCAAAGAACGGTGCCAGCAGGTTCCAGCGCACTTTGAAGAAGACATCCGTGCAATCACCCTGCTGAATGCGCCCCTGGAGCAGGTGCCCTTTCATCTGGAACGGATGACAGATGAGATTGAGGGGATGGTGGAGGGTTAG
- a CDS encoding ATP-dependent helicase encodes MDLLSQLNPNQAEAAAHYTGPALVIAGAGSGKTRTLVYRLAHLIMHHHVPPREILAVTFTNKAAAEMRERAEKLVYGASDLWMSTFHSAGVRILRAYGENIGLKRGFVILDDDDQLDLLKEIMGNIPGMPQESNPRYLRAIIDKAKSNLWTPDDLYVKGDEFMAGLRKDVAVEGYRRYESRMRGMNAIDFGDLLSETVRLFREVPEVLEKIQARARFIMIDEYQDTNTAQYEFARQLAKKERNLLVVGDPDQSIYKFRGADIKNILDFQQDYPDSKVYKLEENYRSSAKVLTIANKLIENNAERLDKTLVPVKPEGEDVWFYRATDQKFESDFIAQQITLLSHKGYKLTDMAVLYRTNAQSRVVEESLRRAQIPAKIVGGVGFYDRREIKDILAYARLAINPSDDVAFRRIVGRPKRGIGDTAVQKLLDWGSLHRKSLLEAASMADTILERGASKCQEFALLMQSLSESVDLYEPHHFLRLVIESTGYLEMLKLEGQEGLDRRENLEELLNAATDWSEQHEGGSIADFLDDAALLSSVDDEKVKRENGGVPDESVTLMTLHNAKGLEFPVVFIVGVEEGLLPSRNSLMEPGGLEEERRLFYVGITRAMDRLYLTAAENRMQYGKTNACEDSRFLEEIEGGFVPVDLYGQPATAKKRGNWSSFHPSAPSVPKSTAPSPTAVSESDGFKGGERVKHPKFGTGIVLAVAGFGDKQQVTVNFPGVGNKTLLTKFANLTRA; translated from the coding sequence ATGGATTTACTGTCACAGCTAAACCCCAACCAGGCCGAGGCTGCTGCCCATTATACCGGACCCGCTCTGGTGATTGCGGGCGCAGGAAGTGGCAAGACCCGCACCCTGGTTTACCGCCTCGCCCACCTGATCATGCACCACCACGTCCCACCCAGAGAAATCCTGGCGGTGACGTTCACCAACAAGGCCGCCGCCGAGATGCGCGAACGGGCCGAAAAGCTGGTTTATGGTGCCAGTGACCTCTGGATGAGCACTTTTCACTCCGCAGGGGTGCGCATTCTGCGTGCCTATGGCGAGAACATCGGCCTCAAGCGCGGCTTCGTGATTCTGGATGACGACGATCAACTTGACCTTCTGAAAGAGATCATGGGCAACATTCCAGGCATGCCCCAGGAATCCAATCCCAGGTACCTGCGGGCCATCATCGACAAGGCCAAATCCAACCTCTGGACCCCCGATGACCTGTACGTCAAAGGAGACGAGTTCATGGCGGGCCTGCGCAAAGACGTTGCCGTCGAGGGATACCGCCGCTATGAATCCCGCATGCGGGGCATGAACGCCATTGATTTCGGGGACCTGCTCTCTGAAACCGTGCGCCTCTTCAGAGAGGTGCCTGAGGTGCTGGAGAAAATCCAGGCCCGTGCCCGGTTCATCATGATCGACGAGTACCAGGACACCAACACCGCCCAGTATGAATTTGCAAGGCAACTGGCAAAAAAGGAAAGAAATCTTCTGGTCGTTGGGGACCCCGACCAGAGTATCTATAAATTTCGTGGAGCAGACATTAAGAATATTCTGGACTTTCAGCAGGATTACCCAGATTCTAAAGTCTACAAACTTGAGGAGAATTACCGGTCCAGTGCCAAGGTCCTCACCATTGCCAACAAGCTGATTGAAAACAATGCCGAGCGTCTGGACAAAACCCTGGTGCCTGTCAAACCAGAAGGGGAGGATGTCTGGTTCTACCGGGCCACCGATCAGAAGTTTGAGTCGGACTTCATCGCCCAGCAGATCACCCTCCTGAGCCACAAGGGATACAAACTCACCGACATGGCTGTGCTGTACCGCACCAATGCCCAGTCCCGCGTGGTGGAAGAATCCCTCAGACGGGCCCAGATTCCAGCCAAGATTGTGGGTGGGGTGGGATTTTATGACCGCCGGGAAATCAAAGACATCCTGGCGTATGCAAGGCTGGCCATCAACCCCTCCGACGATGTGGCCTTCAGGCGCATTGTGGGCCGTCCCAAAAGGGGCATCGGGGACACGGCTGTCCAGAAGTTGCTGGACTGGGGCAGCCTGCACCGCAAATCCCTGCTGGAAGCGGCAAGCATGGCAGACACCATCCTGGAGCGCGGGGCAAGCAAATGTCAGGAATTCGCCCTCCTGATGCAGTCCCTGTCTGAATCCGTGGACCTGTACGAACCCCACCACTTCCTGAGGCTGGTCATTGAATCCACCGGATACCTGGAGATGCTCAAACTCGAAGGCCAGGAAGGTCTGGACCGCCGGGAAAACCTTGAAGAGTTGCTGAACGCCGCCACCGACTGGAGTGAACAGCACGAGGGGGGTTCCATTGCAGACTTTCTCGATGATGCCGCCCTGCTTTCAAGCGTGGATGACGAAAAAGTCAAACGCGAAAATGGTGGCGTTCCTGATGAAAGCGTCACTCTGATGACCCTGCACAACGCCAAGGGGCTGGAATTTCCGGTGGTGTTCATCGTGGGGGTGGAGGAGGGCCTTCTGCCGAGCCGCAACAGCCTGATGGAACCCGGAGGTCTGGAAGAGGAAAGGCGTCTGTTTTATGTGGGGATCACCCGTGCCATGGACCGCCTGTACCTGACTGCTGCTGAGAACCGCATGCAATACGGCAAAACCAACGCCTGCGAGGACAGTCGCTTTCTGGAAGAAATTGAAGGTGGCTTTGTGCCTGTTGACCTTTACGGCCAGCCTGCCACCGCCAAGAAACGCGGCAACTGGTCCAGCTTTCACCCCAGTGCTCCCAGCGTCCCCAAATCCACTGCACCGAGCCCCACAGCAGTTTCGGAATCGGACGGTTTCAAAGGGGGAGAACGGGTCAAGCACCCCAAATTCGGCACAGGCATCGTGCTGGCCGTTGCAGGCTTTGGCGACAAGCAGCAGGTCACGGTGAACTTCCCGGGGGTGGGGAACAAGACCCTGCTCACCAAGTTTGCGAATTTGACCCGGGCCTGA
- the speA gene encoding biosynthetic arginine decarboxylase, translated as MKNTRFKPQDAAELYGVPYWSSGYFRVNDEGKLEVDLPGGLSIVLEEVIEELVARGKSMPIILRFPQVLAERVKSLSEAFRKAIKEYDYQGKYQGVFPIKVNQRRVVVETIAKAGYSYHTGLEAGSKAELALCLAQNIHPEALLCCNGFKDDGFVSLALWGRKLGKNVVITLEKMSELDRVLRLSKELNVKPAVGVRFKLNAKGSGQWEESGGDNAKFGLNAAELLHVVERLREEDMLDALSMIHCHIGSQITDIRRIKVAVREATNVYANLVKAGVPVKYLNVGGGLGVDYDGSKTTFYASMNYTMAEYAADVVYTIQEVCQRMEVQEPIIVSESGRALTAHHSVLVIPVLDVTGPTVDQPFIPDRKEDQHQIVTDLEQLSENITVRNAREVYNDAVADKETMNNLFNLGYLSLHDRARGEALFNGIIRKIAKAVQDMKYVPDELEDLPRVLADKYVCNFSLFQSLPDNWAIDTLFPIIPIHRLDERPTREATLVDITCDSDGKIDKFIDLRDVKRTLPLHVPDGKPYYLGIFLAGAYQDVLGSGHNLFGKVNEAHVVADKEEGYRIELFVRGQKARRMIENMGYEEDDLRDSIEAQIETARKKGHFTQSEAKELGTTYTEELLGYTYLE; from the coding sequence TTGAAAAACACCCGATTCAAGCCCCAGGACGCCGCTGAACTTTATGGGGTTCCCTACTGGTCCAGCGGTTATTTTCGTGTCAATGACGAGGGCAAGCTCGAAGTGGACCTGCCCGGTGGACTTTCCATCGTTCTGGAGGAAGTCATTGAAGAACTCGTGGCACGAGGCAAGAGCATGCCGATCATCTTGCGGTTTCCGCAGGTGCTGGCTGAACGTGTAAAGAGTCTTTCCGAGGCTTTCAGAAAAGCCATCAAGGAATACGATTACCAGGGGAAGTATCAGGGTGTTTTCCCGATCAAGGTGAACCAGAGACGCGTGGTTGTGGAAACCATCGCCAAGGCAGGTTACTCCTATCACACCGGTCTGGAAGCAGGCTCCAAAGCAGAGCTTGCGCTGTGCCTCGCACAGAACATTCACCCGGAAGCGTTGCTTTGCTGCAACGGCTTCAAAGACGACGGTTTTGTCAGCCTGGCCCTGTGGGGACGCAAGCTTGGCAAGAACGTGGTGATCACCCTCGAAAAAATGAGCGAACTGGACCGGGTGCTGCGCCTTTCCAAGGAACTCAATGTGAAACCCGCCGTGGGTGTGCGTTTCAAACTGAACGCCAAAGGCAGTGGGCAATGGGAAGAGTCCGGTGGTGACAACGCCAAATTCGGCCTGAACGCTGCTGAACTCCTGCACGTGGTGGAGCGCCTGCGTGAAGAAGACATGCTGGACGCCCTCAGCATGATTCACTGCCACATCGGCTCACAGATCACCGACATCCGCCGCATCAAGGTGGCCGTGCGTGAAGCCACCAACGTGTATGCCAACCTGGTGAAAGCTGGCGTTCCAGTCAAGTACCTGAACGTCGGGGGCGGTCTGGGTGTCGATTACGACGGTTCCAAAACCACCTTCTACGCCAGCATGAACTACACCATGGCCGAGTACGCCGCAGACGTGGTTTACACCATTCAGGAAGTCTGCCAGCGCATGGAAGTGCAGGAACCCATCATCGTCTCCGAGTCTGGACGTGCCCTGACGGCACACCACTCTGTGCTGGTGATTCCAGTGCTGGATGTGACGGGCCCCACCGTGGACCAGCCTTTCATTCCAGACCGCAAGGAAGACCAGCACCAGATCGTCACCGACCTTGAGCAGCTTTCTGAGAACATCACCGTGCGCAATGCCCGCGAAGTGTACAACGATGCGGTTGCGGACAAAGAGACCATGAACAACCTGTTCAACCTCGGGTACCTGAGCCTGCACGACCGGGCCCGTGGTGAGGCCCTGTTCAACGGCATCATCCGCAAGATTGCCAAGGCTGTGCAGGACATGAAGTACGTTCCCGATGAGCTGGAAGACCTGCCCCGGGTGCTCGCAGACAAGTATGTCTGCAACTTCTCCCTGTTCCAGTCCCTGCCAGACAACTGGGCCATCGACACCCTGTTCCCGATCATTCCCATCCACCGTCTGGATGAAAGGCCCACCCGGGAAGCCACCCTGGTGGACATCACCTGCGACAGTGACGGCAAGATCGACAAGTTCATTGACCTGCGCGACGTGAAACGCACCCTGCCCCTGCACGTCCCAGATGGCAAACCCTATTACCTGGGGATTTTCCTCGCTGGGGCCTACCAGGATGTGCTGGGCAGCGGCCACAACCTGTTCGGCAAGGTCAATGAAGCCCACGTGGTCGCTGACAAGGAAGAAGGTTACCGCATTGAACTCTTCGTGCGGGGCCAGAAGGCACGCCGCATGATCGAGAACATGGGGTATGAAGAAGACGACCTGCGCGACTCCATCGAAGCGCAGATCGAAACGGCCCGCAAAAAAGGCCACTTCACCCAGTCCGAAGCCAAGGAACTCGGGACCACTTACACCGAGGAACTGCTCGGTTACACGTACCTCGAGTAA
- a CDS encoding winged helix-turn-helix domain-containing protein, translated as MTEADSNSVQLSSEAQARLLMDPINQKILDVLLTRDASAQQLVDLTHLPMHRVHYRLKLLLEHGFVAIKETLKRTGRPIRVYGTTAQSWVLPFELTPSSNLAEFFEQSSEQWLKQVFQPIAEKIGQPVHFLFARHGPGPAYLDPKMSPQDQKQMDRFLIHAQDFLVDPEKVEALKAAVLQVIKDHQTDTGKPVSLGIFALDEGF; from the coding sequence ATGACAGAGGCAGATTCTAATAGTGTCCAGCTCAGCAGTGAAGCGCAAGCGAGACTGTTGATGGACCCCATCAACCAAAAGATTCTGGATGTGCTCCTCACCCGTGATGCCAGTGCTCAGCAACTGGTCGACCTCACCCACCTCCCCATGCACCGTGTCCACTACCGGCTCAAATTGCTGCTGGAGCACGGTTTTGTTGCCATCAAAGAGACCCTGAAACGCACAGGCAGACCCATCCGGGTGTACGGAACCACCGCCCAGAGCTGGGTGCTGCCATTCGAACTCACCCCATCCAGCAATCTGGCAGAGTTTTTCGAGCAGTCCTCTGAACAGTGGCTGAAGCAGGTCTTTCAGCCCATCGCAGAAAAAATCGGACAGCCCGTTCATTTTCTGTTTGCCCGACATGGCCCAGGCCCCGCCTACCTCGATCCCAAAATGTCTCCCCAGGACCAGAAACAGATGGACCGTTTTCTGATCCACGCTCAGGATTTCCTGGTCGACCCTGAGAAAGTTGAAGCCCTGAAAGCTGCGGTCCTTCAGGTGATCAAAGACCACCAGACCGACACAGGGAAACCGGTCAGTCTGGGCATTTTTGCTCTGGATGAAGGCTTTTGA
- a CDS encoding class I SAM-dependent RNA methyltransferase: protein MIVKVEKIIAGGLGLARHESGVVLVEGGLPGEVLDVQVVQEKPVRTAHIVSIQEESPDRTDRLDAPPTLNLAHATYEAQLKYKQGIVQDALTRIGKLPFEVSSTQASPSQWHYRTVAQYGIDSGRFFYRERGSHEKRTLRADPIAHDRIDVLLRAVDPGKLGGAYEVVFRTSILTGETLAALIGEGNPQDYQKPALYLADLGIHGVSHARPGKYRFQHGAKLVWGEPVTLEQYGRFALSVMVSSFAQVNPEAASELFLKAAELAGAGETALDLYGGSGALGLHLAANYGKVTVLDINQESLDRGRKDAERLNIKNIRFQRGDARRMNLAYGTITLDPPRAGLTPEVIEMLGRSQADTLVYVSCDPATWARDVKQLSGWGFKLQEAIPWDFYPHTSHVEVLSLLQR from the coding sequence TTGATCGTCAAAGTGGAGAAAATCATTGCGGGTGGGCTTGGCCTTGCCCGTCACGAGAGCGGCGTGGTTCTGGTGGAGGGGGGCCTGCCTGGTGAGGTGCTGGATGTGCAGGTTGTGCAGGAGAAACCTGTGCGCACGGCCCACATTGTGAGCATTCAGGAAGAGTCTCCAGACCGCACAGACCGTCTGGATGCACCCCCAACCCTCAACCTGGCCCATGCCACCTATGAGGCCCAGTTGAAATACAAACAGGGCATTGTGCAAGATGCCCTGACCCGGATTGGCAAGCTGCCGTTTGAGGTGTCATCCACCCAGGCCAGCCCAAGCCAGTGGCATTACCGCACGGTGGCCCAGTATGGCATTGACTCCGGGCGCTTTTTCTACCGTGAGCGGGGAAGCCATGAGAAGCGCACCCTCAGGGCAGACCCGATTGCCCATGACCGCATTGACGTCCTTTTGCGCGCGGTGGACCCGGGGAAACTGGGAGGGGCTTATGAGGTGGTGTTCCGCACCAGCATCCTGACCGGAGAAACCCTTGCTGCCCTGATTGGGGAAGGAAATCCGCAGGATTACCAGAAGCCAGCCCTCTACCTTGCTGATCTGGGGATTCATGGCGTGTCACATGCCAGACCCGGGAAATACCGTTTTCAGCATGGAGCGAAACTGGTCTGGGGAGAACCTGTGACCCTGGAGCAGTACGGCAGATTTGCACTTTCCGTGATGGTCAGCAGTTTTGCCCAGGTGAATCCGGAAGCGGCCAGCGAACTCTTCCTGAAAGCCGCTGAACTGGCAGGTGCAGGAGAGACCGCTCTGGACCTCTATGGAGGCAGTGGTGCGCTGGGCCTGCACCTTGCAGCAAATTATGGAAAAGTCACTGTTCTGGACATCAATCAGGAAAGCCTGGATCGGGGCAGGAAAGACGCAGAACGCCTGAACATCAAAAACATCCGCTTCCAGCGTGGGGACGCCAGACGCATGAACCTCGCTTACGGCACCATCACCCTGGACCCCCCCAGAGCAGGCCTCACCCCTGAAGTCATTGAGATGCTGGGCCGCAGTCAGGCCGATACGCTGGTTTACGTGTCCTGTGATCCAGCAACCTGGGCCAGGGATGTGAAACAGCTGTCCGGGTGGGGATTTAAACTTCAGGAAGCCATTCCCTGGGATTTTTACCCCCACACTTCCCATGTGGAAGTGCTCAGCCTTCTGCAACGCTGA
- a CDS encoding DUF192 domain-containing protein, translating to MKTFLLAAALLLGAASAQIKLPAGVSPIEFASAEVTFTGKVTKTLSLEAAITPEQSERGLMYRTSMPKDAGMLFLLGVQDRRVAFWMKNTLIPLDIAYFNSQGTIVDILQMKPCKATEANCPTYPSSKPVVGAIEMNLGWFKKNSIKAGDKVTFKMKY from the coding sequence ATGAAAACATTCCTCCTCGCCGCTGCACTGCTCCTGGGAGCAGCTTCCGCCCAGATCAAACTTCCTGCTGGTGTGTCACCCATCGAATTTGCCAGTGCAGAAGTGACGTTCACGGGCAAAGTCACCAAAACCCTTTCGCTGGAGGCAGCCATCACCCCGGAACAATCCGAGCGAGGCCTGATGTACCGCACCAGCATGCCAAAAGACGCGGGAATGCTCTTTCTGCTGGGTGTACAGGACCGCCGGGTGGCGTTCTGGATGAAAAACACCCTGATTCCTCTGGACATTGCCTACTTCAACTCACAGGGGACCATCGTGGACATCCTGCAAATGAAACCCTGCAAAGCCACAGAAGCCAACTGCCCCACATACCCCTCCAGCAAACCTGTCGTTGGAGCCATCGAAATGAACCTTGGCTGGTTCAAAAAGAACAGCATCAAGGCTGGAGACAAAGTCACCTTCAAGATGAAGTACTGA
- a CDS encoding DUF4395 domain-containing protein: protein MDHRPSLEHFQQSNMIALTLIAMVLQVPGLLFCLAFTILVGAVQPAYSPFRWLYSKLTGLQIEIPQSFEASQFAQLLGGAFLLASSLALFSQSLILAAVLAGIVVLLALINLTTGFCLGCQIFYHLKLRSFRQSKQH, encoded by the coding sequence ATGGACCACAGACCCAGTTTGGAACACTTTCAGCAAAGCAACATGATCGCACTGACCCTGATCGCAATGGTGCTTCAGGTGCCCGGACTGCTGTTCTGTCTGGCCTTTACCATTCTGGTTGGCGCAGTGCAGCCCGCTTACTCCCCCTTTCGCTGGCTCTACAGCAAGCTCACTGGTCTTCAGATTGAGATCCCCCAGTCCTTTGAAGCCAGCCAGTTTGCCCAGCTTCTCGGGGGTGCATTCCTGCTGGCTTCCAGCCTGGCCCTCTTCAGCCAGAGCCTGATTCTTGCTGCAGTTCTTGCAGGCATTGTGGTGCTGCTGGCCCTGATCAACCTGACCACCGGTTTCTGCCTGGGATGCCAGATCTTCTACCACCTGAAACTGCGCAGCTTCCGCCAGAGCAAACAACACTGA